A segment of the Thermodesulfobacteriota bacterium genome:
GCCACTATACAATATTCAAGCAATACAGGGAGCAGAATTCGAAGAGTTCTCAGGGCGGATAATGCCCAAAAGCTACGGCAATGTATTAGACGAATACAACGCAGTCAGAAACAATGTGGGAATCCATGATTTATCACACCATGGAAAGATAGGGCTTGGCGGTAAGGAGCATATTAAATTTCTTCAAGGGATACTTTCAAACGATGTAAAAAAACTCGAAGAGGGCGATGGACAGTATGCAACCTTTCTTACACCAAAAGGAAGAATCATCGCTGACATGAAGCTCTATAGGAAGGAAGCGTCTGTACTTATTGAATTAGAACCAGGCCTTAACGAAAAAGTTATAGAACTACTCTTAAAATATAAGATTTCTTATAAGGTAGATATTGAAGATCTAACTGAAAGCCTATCACTTATTTCAGTACAGGGACCGAATTCAAAAAAACTCATTGAAAAAACGTTGGGGAAAAAAATCCCTGATCTAAAAGAATACAGCTTTTTCTTGGGTGATATAAATGGCAAAGAGCTTTTGATAGCTTACGTAAACAGGACCGGAGAACTGGGGTTTGATATATTTGTTTCATCCGATGGCGTAAATAAAACCCTCTGGGAAAGCTTAATAGCAAAGGGACAGGAATTCGAAGCCAGGCCAGTCGGTCTTGTTGCGTTTGAAACCCTGAGGATTGAAGCAGGAATTCCCAGGTATGGCGTTGATATGAATGAAAATACCATCCCTATCGAAGCCGGGCTATGGAACGCGTTGAGCTTTGATAAGGGATGCTATGTCGGGCAAGAGGTAATAGCGAGGATTAAATGGAGGGGACATGTAAACTGGCATCTTGCAGGTTTTAGAATTGATGGTGATTATATGCCCCAAAAGAATAGCAAAGTCATAATCGGTGAAAGGGAAATTGGATATATCACAAGCAGCGCATACTCACCCAAGTTAACTAAAATAATCGCACTGGGGTATATAAGAAGAGAATTCAACAAGCCAGGGGTTCAAGTTACCATTAAGATGGAATCAAGCAAAACTGTTGCAGCTGAAGTCAGTCAGATACCGTTTTATAACCGAAACTGATTCCTCAAAATCAATAAAAAATGCTGAATTTGTTCTCATATATTTTCCAGACTATCTTTATTATCTAAAGGGAAATATTGGATCAATATGCTGACAGCTCATTTCGGAAGTCTAATAACAAACACAAAGATGCAGTCCGGATATATATCATTGTTACATCACTGTTACTGTAAGACATTACATAACATACTAGTCCTTTCAACAAATAGACAGCTAATCATCTAATATTATTAATCTAAGCTTATCTGTCCTAAACTAACGACTCATGCAATTCATAACCAAAATAAATCTCATTGTAACTGATGAAGTTTTATCGTTGTTAATGTATTGGATACCTTATTTTGATTATCATTGTATTTTGTACTAGTATAGTATATAGTATGCTTTATATTAAGGAGTTTATTTAATATTGCTAATGAGGAAACGAACATTAGACTGAGTCTTAATGTAAGTTATAAGGTAATCTCTTTAACTACTTAGGTTGATTAGGTATTTCGCGATCTGCAATAATTGATTTTAGCTTTAAACAGTGCTAAAAGCGGAGGAGGCAACTTCGTTTCATTCAATTGATTTTACTAAACTTACCTTGTTAGCAATGAGAGGAGGGAAACATGATATTCGATTCAATTATTGGGTGGTTTTCTAATGATCTAGCAGTCGATTTGGGCACGGCAAACACTTTAGTATACGTAAAGGGAAAGGGAATAGTAGCTAACGAGCCATCTGTTGTAGCAATCCAA
Coding sequences within it:
- a CDS encoding glycine cleavage T C-terminal barrel domain-containing protein: PLYNIQAIQGAEFEEFSGRIMPKSYGNVLDEYNAVRNNVGIHDLSHHGKIGLGGKEHIKFLQGILSNDVKKLEEGDGQYATFLTPKGRIIADMKLYRKEASVLIELEPGLNEKVIELLLKYKISYKVDIEDLTESLSLISVQGPNSKKLIEKTLGKKIPDLKEYSFFLGDINGKELLIAYVNRTGELGFDIFVSSDGVNKTLWESLIAKGQEFEARPVGLVAFETLRIEAGIPRYGVDMNENTIPIEAGLWNALSFDKGCYVGQEVIARIKWRGHVNWHLAGFRIDGDYMPQKNSKVIIGEREIGYITSSAYSPKLTKIIALGYIRREFNKPGVQVTIKMESSKTVAAEVSQIPFYNRN